In Triticum urartu cultivar G1812 chromosome 6, Tu2.1, whole genome shotgun sequence, the following proteins share a genomic window:
- the LOC125513526 gene encoding E3 ubiquitin-protein ligase ATL6-like, translating to MNPTRGRRNGGSSFLLVTILVAAAADIAAAQQSGKGPSYFDPQNFNPSMAVIIVVLVTAFFFLGFFSIYIRRCAGGPLGGPGEDLGARPGVGGIAFLTSGAARSRRMRGLDAAALEALPTMAYADVKAHKVGKGELECAVCLSEFDDDDTLRLLPKCSHAFHADCIDAWLASHVTCPVCRANLVPGADAPVASGAAAASATPERDDVAATLAPQPAEETPTAPPEQVTVVITDAAEETEEERVRREEAAELVRIGSVKRALRSKSGRSPAAQFPRSHTTGHSLAAAPAESAERYTLRLPEHVLREVVAAGKLRRTKSLQAFREGRAGGSTRRGSRSVRLGQSGRWPAITMSSFLGLSFSAWGSSRRGEAEAAGKGGAKVASDGTAAAEQQQCDSGACPLPLGGRRV from the coding sequence ATGAACCCGACGCGCGGCCGCCGCAATGGCGGCAGCTCCTTTCTCCTCGTCACCATACTCGTCGCTGCGGCGGCCGATATCGCGGCCGCGCAGCAGAGCGGCAAGGGGCCGAGCTACTTCGACCCGCAGAACTTCAACCCGTCCATGGCGGTCATAATCGTCGTGCTCGTCaccgccttcttcttcctcgggtTCTTCTCCATCTACATCCGGCGATGCGCGGGCGGGCCGCTCGGCGGGCCCGGCGAGGACCTCGGCGCCAGGCCGGGCGTGGGCGGGATCGCGTTCCTCACCTCGGGCGCCGCGCGGTCGAGGAGGATGAGAGGGCTGGACGCCGCCGCGCTCGAGGCGCTCCCCACCATGGCCTACGCCGACGTCAAGGCGCACAAGGTCGGCAAGGGCGAGCTGGAGTGCGCCGTGTGCCTCAGCGAGTTCGACGACGACGACACGCTCCGCCTCCTCCCCAAGTGCTCGCACGCGTTCCACGCCGACTGCATCGACGCCTGGCTCGCGTCGCACGTCACCTGCCCGGTCTGCCGCGCGAATCTCGTCCCCGGCGCCGACGCCCCCGTGGCATCCGGCGCTGCTGCTGCGTCGGCGACGCCGGAGCGGGACGACGTAGCTGCTACGTTGGCGCCGCAGCCGGCGGAGGAAACGCCCACGGCGCCGCCGGAGCAAGTGACGGTGGTGATCACCGATGCTGCCGAGGAGACGGAGGAGGAGAGGGTcaggagggaggaggcggccgagCTGGTGCGTATCGGCAGCGTGAAGCGCGCGCTGCGCAGCAAGTCCGGCCGGAGTCCCGCCGCGCAGTTCCCGCGCTCGCACACCACGGGGCACTCGCTCGCGGCAGCGCCGGCCGAGAGCGCGGAGCGGTACACGCTGAGGCTGCCCGAGCACGTCCTCCGAGAGGTCGTCGCGGCGGGCAAGCTGCGGCGCACGAAGAGCCTCCAAGCGTTTCGGGAGGGCCGCGCCGGCGGGAGCACGCGCCGGGGCAGCAGGAGCGTCCGGCTCGGGCAGTCCGGCCGGTGGCCCGCCATCACCATGTCGTCGTTCTTGGGACTCTCGTTCTCGGCGTGGGGGTCGTCGCGGCGTGGCGAAGCCGAGGCCGCCGGCAAGGGCGGCGCGAAGGTCGCCAGCGACGGCACAGCAGCCGCGGAACAGCAGCAGTGCGACAGCGGGGCGTGCCCACTTCCACTCGGCGGCCGCCGTGTTTGA